The nucleotide sequence GGTGTGACTATGGCACTTCCAAGGGGATTAATCCCAATGCCAAGGTCAAGGTTCCTTAGGGTTAAGTGCATTGACTGCGGCAATGAGCAGATTGTTTTCAGCAATCCAGCAACAAAAGTGAGATGCCTAGTTTGCGGTGCTACTCTTGTTGAGCCAACTGGTGGTAAGGGAATCATAAAGGCCAAGATATTAGAGGTTCTTGAGTGAACCTTTCTTTTCCTCTTTTCTCCGAAACTTTAAAAACCTCTTTTGCCAACAATCAAAGGGTAAAAATAATTTAGGAGATGGTGAAAATGCCAAGGAGAGCAAGAGAATTTCCTGAAGAGGGAGAATTTGTAATTGCAACTGTTAAGAGCATCCATCCTTATGGGGCATTCCTTACACTTGATGAGTATCCTGGAAAAGAGGGATTCATGCATATAAGCGAAGTAGCATCAACTTGGGTAAAGAACATAAGGGATTACCTTAAAGAGGGTCAAAAGGTAGTTGCAAAAGTGATCAGAGTTGACCCTGGGAAAGGGCATATTGATCTTAGCTTGAAACGTGTGACTCAGCAGCAGAGGAAGGCGAAGATTCAGGAGTTCAAGAGGGCTCAAAAGGCCGAGAATCTTCTAAAGATGGCAGCTGAAAAGCTCAGTAAGGACTTTGAGACAGCATGGAGGGAAGTTTGGGTGCCGCTTGAAGAGGAGTACGGGGAAGTGTATGCAGCCTTTGAAGATGCAGCTCAAAATGGAATTGAAGTCCTCAAGGGTTTAGTGCCAGATGAATGGCTCCCAATTCTGGAGGAGATAATTAAGAGCTATGTCGAAATTCCAACAGTTACAATTGATGCCGAATTTGAAATCACAGTTCCAAAGCCAAACGGTATTGAAATCATCAAGGAAGCGTTAATAAGGGCAAGGGACAGGGCAAATAAGGAGAAGGACATTGAGGTTAAGTTCACCTACCAAGGAGCACCGAGGTACAGGATTGACATCACTGCTCCAGACTATTACAAAGCCGAGGAAGTCCTTGAGGATATAGCAGAAGAAATACTCAGAGTGATTAAAAAGGCTGGTGGGGAGGCAACGCTAATTAGAAAAGAAAAGAGGATTAAGAAGATTAAGAGGAGAGGTAAATGAGGTTCCGCATAAGAAAATGCCCTAAATGCGGAAGGTATACCCTAAAGGAGACATGCCCAATATGTGGTGAAAAAACTAAAGTAGCTCATCCTCCGAGGTTTTCGCCCGAAGATCCGTATGGGGAGTATCGTAGGAAGTTAAAGAGAGAACTTTTGGGTATTGGGAGGCGTTCAGAATGAAAGAAACAATAGTTGTTGCGTATGAGAGGCCAGATATTTACGACCCTATCTTTATTGAGGGTTTACCTGGAATTGGGTTAGTTGGAAAATTAGCAGCTGAGCATCTAATTCAAGAGCTTAACGCTAAGAAGTTTGCTGAGCTCTATTCCCCCCACTTTATGCACCAAGTTTTGATTAAAAAAGACTCAACCGTTGATTTGATGAAAAATGAATTCTACTACTGGAAGAGTCCAGATGACGAGCACAGGGACTTGATCATAATCACTGGAGATACCCAAGTACCCCCAACAGACAGCTACGGTCACTTTGAAGTGGTTGGAAAGATGCTTGACTTCGTTGAGCAGTTTGGAACAAGAGAGATAATAACAATGGGCGGTTATCAAGTTCCAGAGCTTCAAGGTGAGCCGAGAGTTTTGGCTTCATTCACGGATTTGGAAACAAAGGAGAAGTATAAGCAAATCCTTGGGGATTCTGTAATTTTCAGGGAAGATGAAGGAGGAGCGATCGTTGGAGCAGCAGGACTTTTGCTTGGTATAGGAAAGCTTAGAGGAATGAGAGGAGCATGTTTCCTTGGAGAGAGCTTGGGGTATATAGTGGATGCAAAAGCAGCTAAGTCAGTGTTAACAGTTGTAGCAAAGGTCCTCAACCTTGAGATTGATATGACTGCGCTTGATGAGAGAGCTAAGGAGACTGAAGAAATTCTCAGAAAGGTACAAGAAATGCAGAGAGCCATGTTTGAGCAACAATTGCCTCAGCCAGGTCATGAGGAAGAAGACAGAGGGTATTTGTGAGCTGTTCACTTTTTATTTCCATATTTTCTGGTGATCCTATGCACGTAGATGCTGATTTGCACATACACTCACGATATTCAAAAGCAGTTTCAAAACTGATGATTTTCCCCATCCTTGCTGAGTATGCCAAACTTAAAGGACTTAATGTGGTTGGTACTGGGGATATTTTGAATCGTAAATGGGAAGAGGAGCTTTTAAAACATGCAGAAAAAGTTGATGAGGGAACATATGAGATTAAAAGCGTTAGATTCCTCCTCACAGCTGAAGTTGAAGACAGCAAAAGGGTTCACCATGTCCTGATTTTTCCGAGTATTGATGCAGTTAGAGAAATGCGCGAGCATTTGAGGAAGTATTCCAGAGACATAGATACCGAAGGCAGACCCCATCTGAACTTGAGTGGGGCAGAAATAGCGGATTTAGCTAATGAGCTTGATGTTTTGATTGGTCCGGCGCATAGTTTTACCCCGTGGACAGCTCTGTACAAGGAGTATGACAGCTTAGAAGAATGTTATGGAAACGCCAAAATACACTTCCTTGAGCTTGGGCTCTCAGCTGATTCACAAATGGCGGACATGATAAAAGCTCACCATAAGCTAACTTATTTATCAAATTCAGATGCCCACTCTCCCCAGCCCCACCGCTTGGGAAGAGAGTTCAACCGTTTTGAGGTTAAAGATGCAACTTTTGAAGAAATCAGAAAGGCAATTCTAAAGAGAGGCGGAAGGAAAGTAATCCTCAATGCGGGCTTAGATCCAAGATTGGGGAAGTATCACTTAACTGCCTGCTCCAAATGTTATACAAAATACAAGCTTGAAGATGCTAAGCGCTTGAACTGGAGATGCGAGCGCTGTGGAGGAGTCATAAAGAAAGGTGTGAGAGATAGAATTTTGGAACTTGCTGATGCCGAAGAAAAACCCAAAGACAGACCTCCCTATCTCCATTTAGCTCCTTTAGCAGAGATAATTTCAATGGTAACTGGCAAAGGTGTTGAAACCAAAAGTGTAAAGGCAGTTTGGGAGAGGCTTTTAAAGGAATTTGGCAGTGAAATTAAGGTTTTAGTTGATGCTCCAATTGAAAGCATAGCACAGCTCATTGGTGAAGACATAGCTAAAGCTATCTGGGCTTTCCGCAATGAGAAGCTCATAGTTATTCCGGGTGGAGGAGGTAAATACGGTGAAATTAAGCTTCCTGAAGAAATACGGAGAGCAAAAATTCAAGATTTAAACAGTGTTGAGGTTAAACAAGAAGATGTTTATTACAAACCAAAACAGGCTTCAATTCTGAGCTTTTTGAAAAAGAAATAAAAGTCCAAAAGTCACGCCAAAAAGAGTGGTTTTATGAGAACAGCAACTACTGGTACAGCAACATTGTCGTCTATCACTTTTTGGTATTCTGCAAGCATTAAGATAACTGACCATGCAATTTTCATCAAGATGTTCAGTTGTGGCAAGATTAAAAAGGCAATTATGACTGCACTTACAATGTAACCAACGCTTCCTATCCAGTGTTTCCTGAGCTTAACGTTAAATCCATTCTTTCTGAAGTAGTAGAACCTTAGCACACCTGTAATTCCATCACTTATTGCCATCACAAGCATTATTGCTGATGCATAATTGACGTCCATAAATAGAGCCATGGCAGAGAACATAATGCAATAGAACACTTCCCCGTAGTTGTTTCTTATCTGATACCAAGAAAGCTCTTTGTTCATGAGATGGGTAAGTAACTGTCCAATTGCAAAGAGCATAACTACTGCGGCAAGTTCCTTTCCAGTGACTAAACCTTCTCTAAAGAATAGAATTGCAGGAACACTGCTGAAGTGTATTATTTTTCTGTTTATCCAGGCATACTCTTCTCCGAGGTACTTTGTGAACAGGATTGCCAGTACTGGGAACATGACACCAATTATCAAGTATTTTAGCATCTTATTCCCTCCAGTATTTCTAGATTGTTGGATATTTTTT is from Thermococcus paralvinellae and encodes:
- a CDS encoding RNA-protein complex protein Nop10; this encodes MRFRIRKCPKCGRYTLKETCPICGEKTKVAHPPRFSPEDPYGEYRRKLKRELLGIGRRSE
- a CDS encoding membrane protein; this translates as MLKYLIIGVMFPVLAILFTKYLGEEYAWINRKIIHFSSVPAILFFREGLVTGKELAAVVMLFAIGQLLTHLMNKELSWYQIRNNYGEVFYCIMFSAMALFMDVNYASAIMLVMAISDGITGVLRFYYFRKNGFNVKLRKHWIGSVGYIVSAVIIAFLILPQLNILMKIAWSVILMLAEYQKVIDDNVAVPVVAVLIKPLFLA
- a CDS encoding proteasome assembly chaperone family protein, encoding MKETIVVAYERPDIYDPIFIEGLPGIGLVGKLAAEHLIQELNAKKFAELYSPHFMHQVLIKKDSTVDLMKNEFYYWKSPDDEHRDLIIITGDTQVPPTDSYGHFEVVGKMLDFVEQFGTREIITMGGYQVPELQGEPRVLASFTDLETKEKYKQILGDSVIFREDEGGAIVGAAGLLLGIGKLRGMRGACFLGESLGYIVDAKAAKSVLTVVAKVLNLEIDMTALDERAKETEEILRKVQEMQRAMFEQQLPQPGHEEEDRGYL
- a CDS encoding translation initiation factor IF-2 subunit alpha: MPRRAREFPEEGEFVIATVKSIHPYGAFLTLDEYPGKEGFMHISEVASTWVKNIRDYLKEGQKVVAKVIRVDPGKGHIDLSLKRVTQQQRKAKIQEFKRAQKAENLLKMAAEKLSKDFETAWREVWVPLEEEYGEVYAAFEDAAQNGIEVLKGLVPDEWLPILEEIIKSYVEIPTVTIDAEFEITVPKPNGIEIIKEALIRARDRANKEKDIEVKFTYQGAPRYRIDITAPDYYKAEEVLEDIAEEILRVIKKAGGEATLIRKEKRIKKIKRRGK
- a CDS encoding TIGR00375 family protein, with the translated sequence MHVDADLHIHSRYSKAVSKLMIFPILAEYAKLKGLNVVGTGDILNRKWEEELLKHAEKVDEGTYEIKSVRFLLTAEVEDSKRVHHVLIFPSIDAVREMREHLRKYSRDIDTEGRPHLNLSGAEIADLANELDVLIGPAHSFTPWTALYKEYDSLEECYGNAKIHFLELGLSADSQMADMIKAHHKLTYLSNSDAHSPQPHRLGREFNRFEVKDATFEEIRKAILKRGGRKVILNAGLDPRLGKYHLTACSKCYTKYKLEDAKRLNWRCERCGGVIKKGVRDRILELADAEEKPKDRPPYLHLAPLAEIISMVTGKGVETKSVKAVWERLLKEFGSEIKVLVDAPIESIAQLIGEDIAKAIWAFRNEKLIVIPGGGGKYGEIKLPEEIRRAKIQDLNSVEVKQEDVYYKPKQASILSFLKKK
- a CDS encoding 30S ribosomal protein S27e is translated as MALPRGLIPMPRSRFLRVKCIDCGNEQIVFSNPATKVRCLVCGATLVEPTGGKGIIKAKILEVLE